One Granulicella sp. 5B5 DNA window includes the following coding sequences:
- the glgX gene encoding glycogen debranching protein GlgX, with protein sequence MRDITDDRGRPYPLGATVYPDGTNFSILSASACGMQLVLFDHADDRAATRTITLDPVRNRTSHYWHIFLPGIKPGQLYGYRADGPHDPAAGQRFDPQKVLLDPYGKGVSVGQSYSRAAACMPGDNASTSMKSVVADLSLFDWEDDKPINRLFRDTVIYEMHVAGFTRHTSSGVAAANRGTYLGVVEKIPYLQSLGITAVELLPVFQFDSADAPSGLANYWGYDPVSFFAPHLAYSTNTDDPVDCLDEFRTMVKALHRAGLEVILDVVYNHTAEGDERGPTICFRGLENTFYYMLEDNRAHYADFTGTGNTLKSNHSVVKRLILDSLKYWVSEMHVDGFRFDLASIFSRSDSGEPELNAPIIWEIDSDPVLAGTKLIAEAWDSGGLYQVGSFGQDKWKEWNGAYRDDVKGFLKADSNTAWKLHNRIIGSPDIYKCGHRPTGQSINYITCHDGFTLNDLVSFNSKHNDQNRSQNSDGTNANLSWNCGTEGPSTNPAVEHLRIRQIKNFFTLVLFSVGTPMLLMGDEVRRTQQGNNNAYCLDNEVSWFDWDLCKTNAEIFRFVQELIRLRQHFDRGAGGNAIPLEDYLSNAHIKWHGTVLDKPDWGADSHSIAVSFHNHALNNMRYIAINSYWNALEFEIPPLPGSSSRWIRMIDTSLGSPDDIAEVERGSEIMGSTYVVNPHSIVMLHFASLNGDSQ encoded by the coding sequence ATGAGAGACATAACGGACGACAGAGGCCGCCCCTACCCGTTGGGTGCAACAGTCTACCCTGACGGAACGAACTTCAGCATCCTCTCCGCAAGCGCCTGCGGCATGCAATTGGTCCTGTTCGACCACGCAGATGATCGCGCTGCCACCCGCACCATCACCCTCGATCCGGTGCGCAATCGCACCTCACACTACTGGCATATCTTTCTGCCCGGAATCAAGCCTGGACAACTGTATGGGTACCGCGCGGATGGTCCTCATGATCCTGCTGCGGGTCAGCGCTTCGATCCTCAAAAAGTCCTACTCGATCCTTACGGCAAAGGAGTTTCGGTCGGCCAGAGTTACAGCCGCGCTGCAGCCTGTATGCCCGGTGACAATGCTTCGACATCGATGAAGAGCGTGGTCGCAGATCTCTCGCTATTTGATTGGGAGGACGACAAGCCAATCAACCGTCTTTTCCGGGACACGGTCATCTATGAGATGCATGTCGCTGGTTTTACCCGTCATACATCATCCGGCGTTGCCGCCGCCAACCGAGGAACGTATCTGGGCGTTGTTGAGAAGATTCCTTATCTTCAATCTCTTGGCATTACAGCCGTTGAGCTACTGCCTGTATTCCAATTCGATTCTGCGGACGCACCGTCTGGGCTGGCCAACTACTGGGGTTACGATCCAGTCTCCTTCTTCGCTCCACACCTTGCGTACAGCACCAACACCGATGATCCGGTCGACTGTCTCGATGAGTTTCGCACTATGGTGAAGGCGCTACATCGTGCTGGCCTCGAAGTCATACTCGATGTGGTCTACAACCACACTGCGGAAGGCGATGAGCGTGGTCCAACAATTTGCTTCCGAGGGCTGGAAAATACCTTCTATTACATGCTTGAGGACAACCGCGCACACTACGCGGACTTCACCGGGACTGGGAATACTCTCAAGTCGAACCACTCCGTAGTAAAGCGGCTCATCCTCGATAGCCTGAAGTATTGGGTCTCAGAGATGCACGTAGACGGGTTCCGTTTCGATCTTGCTTCCATCTTTTCTCGGAGCGATTCCGGAGAGCCCGAGCTCAACGCACCCATCATCTGGGAGATCGACTCCGACCCCGTATTGGCCGGCACAAAGCTCATTGCAGAGGCGTGGGATTCCGGAGGGCTATACCAGGTAGGAAGCTTCGGTCAGGACAAGTGGAAGGAATGGAACGGTGCCTATCGCGATGATGTCAAAGGATTCTTGAAAGCCGATTCGAATACTGCATGGAAGCTTCATAACCGGATCATCGGCAGTCCAGATATCTACAAATGTGGCCATCGTCCCACCGGTCAAAGCATCAACTACATCACCTGCCACGATGGCTTCACCCTCAACGATTTGGTCTCATTCAACTCAAAGCACAATGATCAAAACAGGAGCCAGAACAGCGACGGAACCAACGCTAATTTGAGCTGGAACTGCGGTACTGAAGGTCCCTCTACAAACCCTGCTGTGGAACACCTCCGCATCCGGCAGATCAAGAACTTCTTCACGCTGGTACTGTTTTCGGTCGGTACTCCGATGCTGTTGATGGGCGACGAGGTAAGGCGCACGCAGCAAGGCAACAACAACGCGTACTGTCTTGACAATGAAGTCAGCTGGTTCGATTGGGACCTGTGCAAGACCAATGCCGAGATCTTTCGCTTCGTCCAGGAGTTGATTCGCCTTCGCCAGCACTTCGATCGGGGGGCGGGCGGCAACGCTATCCCGCTTGAGGATTACCTTAGCAATGCGCACATCAAGTGGCACGGAACGGTGCTGGACAAACCCGATTGGGGAGCCGACTCACACTCGATCGCCGTGTCATTCCATAACCATGCACTGAATAACATGCGCTACATCGCGATCAACTCCTATTGGAACGCACTGGAGTTCGAGATTCCGCCACTACCCGGATCGTCTTCGCGATGGATTCGCATGATAGACACGTCTCTCGGATCACCGGATGATATCGCTGAGGTAGAGAGAGGTTCGGAGATAATGGGCTCTACCTATGTGGTCAATCCGCATTCAATCGTTATGCTTCATTTCGCCTCGCTCAACG
- the glgP gene encoding alpha-glucan family phosphorylase produces the protein MSDSNFSTSSQQNPAQALGIDELNELALNLHWSWNHMADALWEALDSYLWQTTQNPWMILQTVSEDKINALLATPDFQGLLSALLQHKHKSFSADAWFQKTHPGVALSTIAYFSMEFLLTEALPIYSGGLGNVAGDQMKAASDLGVPVVGVGLLWGQGYFRQDFDVDGNQRALYPVNDPGQLPIQPLRRANGEWLRIQIQLPGAKIWLRCWQALVGRTKLFLLDANDFANTAAHRGITSELYGGDAEMRLKQEIVLGIGGWRLLRELGLNPEVCHLNEGHAAFAVLERARYYMADHRVSFEVALTITRAGNLFTTHTAVPAGFDRFAPELCWKYLGHYAKDELAISMEELLALGRQNPEDASEPLNMAYLALRGSGQVSGVSKLHGEVSRQIFQPLFPRWPQTEVPVGSVTNGIHVPTWDSAEADVLWTKACGADRWRDDRPLADDVRRLTDSELWHMRTGARKAMLTQVRDRYARQLSTEGTSHLNVADIFKDDVLTVGFARRFATYKRPDLLLYDPERLIRLLTDSRRPVQLILAGKAHPEDVPGQALIKQWNDFIKRFEARQHVVFLSDYDMQMAQELVKGMDLWINTPRRPWEACGTSGMKVLANGGLNISELDGWWAEAYVPEIGWAIGDGREHGEDAAWDASEVESLYTLLEQQVVPEFYDRDEQGRPSRWLARVRESMATLTPEFSASRAIREYTNDHYLPAAAGYNARAANDGNAGVGLLQWQRSIAEQWSTLRFGNVTVETKDGQHRFHIPVVSGGLHPDQFRVELYADPAGEGGDKPEILPACKSSTEPSGTIVYSVCCPANRPAADYTARLVPSHTGAFVPLEAGQILWQR, from the coding sequence GTGAGTGATTCAAACTTCAGCACTTCCAGTCAGCAGAATCCAGCACAGGCTTTGGGAATCGACGAGCTGAACGAGCTAGCGCTGAACCTGCATTGGTCCTGGAACCATATGGCGGATGCGCTTTGGGAAGCTCTGGACAGTTATTTGTGGCAGACCACGCAGAACCCCTGGATGATCCTTCAAACGGTCTCAGAAGACAAGATCAACGCACTTCTGGCGACGCCTGACTTTCAAGGGCTCTTGTCCGCATTGCTGCAGCACAAGCACAAATCCTTCTCGGCTGACGCGTGGTTTCAGAAGACGCATCCCGGAGTAGCGCTCTCAACGATTGCCTATTTCAGTATGGAGTTCCTGCTGACCGAAGCGCTGCCGATTTACTCTGGCGGGCTGGGAAATGTCGCGGGCGACCAGATGAAGGCAGCGAGCGACCTTGGTGTTCCGGTCGTCGGAGTCGGCTTACTGTGGGGGCAGGGCTACTTCCGGCAGGATTTCGACGTTGACGGTAATCAACGTGCGCTCTATCCCGTCAACGATCCGGGGCAACTGCCCATTCAGCCCCTTCGGCGTGCGAACGGAGAGTGGCTGCGTATCCAGATTCAGCTACCGGGCGCAAAGATCTGGCTGCGCTGCTGGCAGGCGCTTGTCGGCAGAACGAAGCTCTTTCTGTTGGACGCGAATGACTTCGCCAATACCGCTGCTCATCGCGGGATCACGAGCGAGTTATATGGCGGCGATGCCGAGATGCGGCTCAAACAAGAGATCGTTCTAGGTATTGGCGGCTGGCGTCTGCTCCGAGAGCTTGGTCTGAATCCCGAAGTTTGCCACCTCAACGAAGGCCACGCGGCGTTCGCTGTGCTCGAACGCGCCCGGTACTACATGGCAGATCATCGTGTTTCGTTTGAAGTCGCGCTTACCATCACCAGGGCCGGAAACTTGTTCACGACCCATACGGCTGTCCCCGCAGGATTTGACAGGTTCGCCCCGGAACTCTGCTGGAAATATCTCGGCCACTACGCAAAGGACGAACTCGCAATTTCCATGGAGGAGCTCCTCGCATTGGGAAGGCAGAACCCTGAGGATGCCTCAGAGCCTTTGAACATGGCCTACCTTGCGCTTCGCGGCAGTGGCCAGGTCAGCGGCGTCAGCAAACTGCACGGAGAGGTAAGTAGACAGATATTTCAGCCTCTTTTCCCGCGATGGCCTCAGACGGAAGTCCCCGTCGGTTCTGTCACCAACGGGATTCATGTGCCAACCTGGGATTCGGCCGAAGCGGATGTCCTCTGGACCAAGGCATGCGGTGCGGACCGTTGGCGAGACGACCGTCCACTCGCGGACGATGTCCGTCGCTTGACCGACAGCGAATTGTGGCACATGCGCACTGGAGCGCGGAAAGCGATGCTCACCCAGGTACGTGACCGCTACGCGCGTCAGCTCTCAACCGAGGGCACTTCTCACTTGAACGTCGCGGACATCTTCAAGGACGATGTCCTTACGGTTGGATTTGCGCGCCGCTTCGCAACTTATAAGCGCCCCGATCTCTTGCTCTACGATCCTGAGCGGCTCATACGTCTACTCACGGATTCGCGACGCCCTGTGCAATTGATCCTCGCCGGCAAGGCTCATCCCGAGGATGTGCCGGGGCAGGCGCTCATCAAGCAGTGGAACGATTTCATCAAGCGTTTTGAGGCTCGTCAACATGTTGTATTCCTCAGCGACTACGACATGCAGATGGCGCAGGAACTGGTCAAAGGCATGGACCTTTGGATCAACACACCGCGGCGGCCGTGGGAGGCCTGTGGGACAAGTGGAATGAAAGTTCTGGCCAATGGAGGGCTCAACATTTCCGAGCTGGACGGCTGGTGGGCAGAGGCATATGTCCCCGAGATCGGGTGGGCCATCGGCGACGGTAGAGAACATGGCGAAGACGCTGCCTGGGACGCCTCTGAAGTGGAAAGTCTCTACACGCTGCTGGAGCAGCAGGTTGTTCCCGAGTTCTACGACCGGGATGAGCAAGGACGGCCCTCCAGATGGCTTGCACGCGTCCGCGAAAGCATGGCGACGCTTACCCCTGAGTTCTCGGCAAGCCGGGCAATCCGTGAATACACAAACGATCATTACCTGCCAGCCGCCGCAGGATACAACGCACGCGCCGCAAACGATGGCAACGCTGGCGTCGGTCTGTTGCAGTGGCAGCGCAGTATCGCCGAGCAGTGGAGCACGCTCCGCTTCGGCAATGTCACCGTTGAGACAAAGGATGGTCAACACCGGTTCCATATCCCCGTCGTCTCCGGAGGACTCCATCCGGATCAATTCAGAGTGGAGCTCTATGCCGACCCGGCTGGAGAGGGCGGGGACAAACCGGAGATCCTGCCTGCCTGCAAATCCTCGACGGAGCCGTCTGGCACCATCGTCTATTCGGTTTGTTGCCCGGCAAATCGCCCAGCCGCCGACTACACGGCACGCCTAGTCCCATCGCACACCGGTGCGTTCGTCCCCCTCGAAGCAGGGCAGATCCTCTGGCAGCGATGA